A section of the Vibrio vulnificus CMCP6 genome encodes:
- a CDS encoding ATP-binding protein produces the protein MPKILRLFVCFTLLFAPASFAQWQYAAQTPPQINAQALSVESDLARLPDPLFMSAKDQVKVNQMLTAVIAMQKSEGDAFKRLLEQYRQTPTAEHWQTVENQYLTLNSLGSSKAKLLQLTDSATKEQLTGFGPYGVTQFRQELILTKLNLEYLVHFQIRSFRALIKNTFISPVPVIWTGLKVFAVYLLLVWWMANSKRIITLFRESQLDNNNAPTLWVRLIWYFSRANRAIAWLVAITLSLRILAELPSLQHLVYLEIFTWWILGGSIAISFILEFAYRNSRSSSKDVVALRLATIRRYVWSAIVAGVILQISVRTLGKGTIYYWIYSALYFWFVLVTVSVLRLWRKKVFEVVDRITERPVWVQWAIKRQDSFILNIPATAISAVWLISHHFKHRIIATLSNYTMFSQALAYLFRIEVAKQTSNRDGNDSLVRIRGDAAFQYVLPPQQDSEWIDYASDEIQNLSRYLLTDSPAICVLSGERGVGTTSVLKKILGKVKNATPLYLNCPYDGYPELLKQLATGLGLAEESTEVQILAFLRKSETPYLIAVDNAQRLVKPMVGGLAGLMKLTNLLRRSKQNHRVVMAIEKASWRFVDRARGERLLFDWVSFLPRWNEKQISALLDSRVNQDIENPLSFDGLVVPKQWDQEETSEEERAKQGFYRILWHYSDGNPTVALRFFRLSLRRNKESDSVVVRLFHAPESKELEQMPKPMLAVLRSIVQLEVASPEELSECTQLSIAEVIGTLRFFESRGFIAWNEDKARVSDHWFRYITNVLDRQHLLVK, from the coding sequence ATGCCAAAAATATTACGTCTATTCGTTTGTTTTACCCTGCTGTTTGCGCCTGCATCCTTTGCCCAATGGCAATATGCTGCACAGACACCACCTCAGATCAACGCCCAAGCACTCAGCGTTGAGTCTGATTTAGCCCGATTGCCTGACCCGCTCTTTATGAGCGCCAAAGATCAGGTGAAGGTGAATCAAATGCTCACCGCTGTTATCGCCATGCAAAAGTCTGAAGGTGACGCCTTCAAACGTTTGCTCGAGCAATATCGCCAAACGCCGACAGCTGAGCATTGGCAAACGGTAGAGAATCAATACCTCACCCTCAATAGCTTAGGCAGTAGCAAGGCCAAGCTGTTGCAATTGACAGATAGCGCGACCAAAGAGCAGTTGACGGGGTTTGGCCCTTATGGCGTGACGCAGTTTCGCCAAGAGCTGATACTGACGAAGTTGAATCTCGAGTATTTGGTCCATTTTCAGATAAGAAGCTTTCGCGCTCTGATTAAAAATACCTTTATTTCCCCAGTGCCTGTTATTTGGACCGGGTTGAAAGTGTTTGCCGTGTACTTGCTGTTGGTGTGGTGGATGGCGAACAGCAAACGCATCATCACGTTGTTTCGTGAAAGCCAGCTTGATAACAACAACGCGCCGACTCTTTGGGTGCGTTTGATTTGGTACTTCAGCCGCGCAAACCGCGCTATTGCTTGGTTAGTGGCGATTACGCTTTCTTTGCGTATTTTGGCCGAGTTGCCGAGTTTGCAACATCTGGTGTATCTAGAGATCTTCACTTGGTGGATCTTAGGCGGTTCCATCGCCATTAGCTTTATTCTTGAATTTGCTTATCGCAATAGCCGCAGTTCCAGTAAAGACGTGGTGGCGCTTCGCCTTGCCACGATTCGACGTTATGTGTGGAGTGCGATTGTTGCTGGCGTGATTTTACAAATCTCCGTTCGTACTCTTGGTAAAGGGACCATTTACTATTGGATCTACAGCGCACTGTACTTCTGGTTCGTTCTGGTCACTGTATCCGTTTTGCGTCTGTGGCGTAAAAAAGTGTTTGAAGTGGTTGATCGCATCACGGAGCGTCCAGTCTGGGTACAGTGGGCAATCAAACGCCAAGATAGCTTTATTCTCAATATTCCAGCAACCGCAATCTCGGCGGTATGGCTGATTAGCCATCACTTTAAACATCGCATTATTGCGACTCTCTCAAACTACACCATGTTCAGTCAGGCACTGGCTTACCTCTTCCGTATCGAAGTGGCTAAGCAAACCAGCAACCGAGACGGCAACGACTCACTGGTGCGCATTCGTGGTGATGCGGCATTTCAATATGTGTTGCCTCCGCAGCAAGACAGCGAGTGGATTGACTACGCCAGTGACGAAATTCAAAACCTCTCTCGCTATTTGTTGACCGATAGCCCCGCGATTTGTGTGTTGTCAGGTGAGCGTGGTGTGGGTACCACATCGGTATTGAAGAAAATACTTGGCAAAGTGAAAAACGCCACGCCGCTTTACCTTAACTGCCCTTACGATGGTTACCCAGAGCTGTTGAAACAGTTGGCGACAGGATTAGGGTTGGCAGAAGAGTCGACAGAAGTGCAAATTTTAGCGTTCTTGCGTAAAAGTGAAACGCCGTATCTCATCGCAGTTGATAACGCACAACGTTTGGTGAAGCCCATGGTTGGTGGTTTAGCCGGACTGATGAAGCTGACGAACCTGCTGCGCCGATCTAAACAAAATCACCGCGTTGTGATGGCGATTGAGAAAGCAAGCTGGCGTTTTGTCGATCGCGCTCGTGGCGAGCGACTGCTGTTTGATTGGGTCTCCTTTTTGCCTCGTTGGAATGAAAAACAGATCTCTGCCTTACTCGATAGCCGCGTAAATCAGGATATTGAAAATCCGCTGAGCTTTGATGGCCTTGTGGTGCCTAAGCAGTGGGATCAAGAAGAGACTTCTGAGGAAGAACGAGCCAAACAAGGCTTCTACCGAATTTTGTGGCACTACTCCGATGGTAACCCAACAGTGGCGCTGCGATTCTTCCGCTTGTCGTTAAGACGCAATAAAGAGTCTGATAGTGTCGTGGTGCGCTTGTTCCATGCGCCGGAATCCAAAGAGTTGGAGCAGATGCCTAAACCGATGCTGGCGGTGTTACGTTCAATTGTACAGCTTGAAGTGGCCTCTCCCGAAGAGCTCTCCGAGTGTACTCAGCTCAGCATCGCTGAAGTGATTGGTACACTTCGTTTCTTTGAAAGCCGTGGCTTTATTGCTTGGAATGAGGATAAAGCTCGCGTCTCGGACCATTGGTTCCGCTACATTACCAACGTTCTCGATCGTCAACATTTGCTGGTGAAGTAA
- a CDS encoding ABC-F family ATPase, with protein sequence MISTANITQQFGAKPLFENISVKFGEGNRYGLIGANGCGKSTFMKILSGELEPTSGNVSYDPNERVAKLNQDQFAYEEFTVIDTVIMGHKELWKVKQERDRIYSLPEMSEEDGMRVADLEVEFAEMDGYMAEAKAGELLLAVGIPMEQHYGLMSSVAPGWKLRVLLAQILFADPDIMLLDEPTNNLDMDTIRWLEDTLNARNCTMIIISHDRHFLNSVCTHMADLDYGELRVYPGNYDEYMTAASQARERLLSDNAKKKAQIAELQTFVARFSANASKAKQATSRAKQIDKIKLDEVKASSRQNPFIRFEQSKELFRNALIVENLSQGFEDDLFSDFNAIFEVGERVAIIGENGVGKTTLLNTLAGVLEPRTGEFKWSENANIGYYAQDHAHEFAEDLNLMEWMGQWRQEGDDEQVVRGFLGRMLFGQDDIKKSVKVLSGGEQGRMLLGKLMMHKPNMLLMDEPTNHMDMESIESLNNALEQYKGTLFFVSHDRVFVDSLATRIIEIRDGKITDFKGTYSEYLKSRGVES encoded by the coding sequence TTGATTTCTACAGCGAATATCACTCAACAATTTGGCGCTAAGCCACTGTTTGAAAACATCTCAGTTAAATTTGGCGAAGGCAATCGCTATGGTCTAATTGGGGCAAATGGTTGTGGTAAATCAACCTTTATGAAAATCCTCAGTGGTGAGCTTGAACCAACGAGTGGTAACGTCAGCTATGACCCAAATGAACGTGTTGCAAAACTGAATCAGGATCAGTTTGCTTACGAAGAGTTCACGGTTATCGACACCGTTATAATGGGTCACAAAGAACTGTGGAAAGTGAAGCAAGAGCGTGATCGTATTTACTCGCTGCCAGAAATGAGCGAAGAGGACGGCATGCGTGTTGCGGATCTTGAAGTCGAGTTCGCGGAAATGGATGGCTACATGGCAGAAGCGAAAGCGGGTGAGCTTCTTCTTGCTGTAGGTATTCCAATGGAACAGCATTACGGCCTAATGAGCAGCGTGGCGCCAGGTTGGAAACTGCGTGTGCTTCTAGCTCAGATTCTATTCGCCGACCCAGACATCATGCTGCTTGACGAACCAACCAACAACTTGGATATGGATACAATCCGTTGGTTGGAAGACACGCTAAACGCGCGTAACTGCACCATGATCATCATCTCGCACGACCGTCACTTCCTAAACTCTGTGTGTACCCACATGGCGGACTTGGATTACGGTGAGCTGCGTGTTTACCCAGGTAACTACGACGAGTACATGACCGCGGCGTCACAAGCTCGTGAGCGTCTACTCAGCGATAATGCGAAGAAGAAAGCGCAGATTGCTGAGCTACAAACCTTCGTAGCGCGTTTCTCTGCCAACGCATCAAAAGCAAAACAAGCGACCTCTCGTGCGAAGCAAATCGACAAGATCAAACTGGATGAAGTCAAAGCATCTAGCCGTCAAAACCCATTCATTCGTTTCGAACAGTCAAAAGAGCTGTTCCGTAACGCTTTGATTGTTGAAAACCTAAGCCAAGGTTTTGAAGATGACTTGTTCTCAGACTTCAACGCGATTTTTGAAGTGGGTGAGCGTGTTGCGATCATCGGTGAGAACGGTGTGGGTAAAACAACTCTTCTAAACACGCTGGCGGGTGTACTCGAGCCACGCACTGGTGAATTCAAATGGTCTGAGAACGCCAACATCGGCTACTACGCGCAAGACCACGCACATGAGTTTGCAGAAGACCTAAACCTAATGGAGTGGATGGGCCAATGGCGTCAAGAGGGCGACGACGAGCAAGTGGTTCGTGGTTTCCTAGGGCGTATGCTGTTTGGTCAAGACGACATCAAGAAGTCGGTAAAAGTCCTATCTGGTGGTGAGCAAGGTCGTATGCTGCTTGGTAAGCTTATGATGCACAAACCAAACATGCTGCTCATGGATGAACCAACCAACCACATGGACATGGAATCGATCGAATCGTTAAACAACGCGCTTGAGCAATACAAAGGCACATTGTTCTTCGTCTCGCACGATCGCGTATTCGTAGACTCACTGGCAACTCGCATCATTGAAATCCGTGATGGCAAAATCACCGACTTCAAAGGCACTTACTCTGAGTACCTAAAATCACGCGGTGTAGAAAGCTAA
- a CDS encoding methyl-accepting chemotaxis protein, with protein sequence MSGSPVQKRFFFSFSIRAKLLLINVTLLLGVAAYAIYENNSAKHLSSLEHASTENLSSSIDLLMLRRHEKDYLARRSEKYLTSFDNTYSQLQQRIDHLSDVLASESIAIDDQRQQIVTTLSQYQTQFHQLAAQLASIDALQSELFAARSVLKTNVLSANDGELTAQFLQLLDHDFTFVTEPTQEYKVALLEGLRQFAKFETDLSPAFTDYSNTLSRYVSAIETLGLTANEGLRGALRSNVHKTEQAITDLQTTIKQSVEQTAADIRSYLQWMGVAIVALLSSLLYVIGRSILSRIKAINLLMDDIANGSGDLTVRMNAKGSDELAQLSRSFDLFISHLHDNIKQLASVMSVLGENSCSSEQAAQKSMQNAQQQKLESESVATAVNELVMTTNEITANIESAAQNAQRVNTEADKALQLTHATGKRIDTLAISIEESQAQIQALEAQSREINAVVSAIQGIAEQTNLLALNAAIEAARAGESGRGFAVVADEVRQLSRLTNDSTLQIESTVQALTKGITQTVNKMAESVDQARTTNVDTRHVIEAIEGISTQITEMFDMNTQIATASEEQSMVSAEIDRNITQIAQLAGDTYEIVSGSVRCSEQVSDVSHKLEKIVAQFKY encoded by the coding sequence ATGTCCGGATCACCTGTTCAAAAACGTTTTTTCTTTTCATTCTCTATCCGAGCCAAACTGCTGCTCATCAATGTGACTTTGCTGTTAGGCGTTGCCGCCTACGCGATTTATGAGAACAACAGCGCAAAGCATTTGTCCTCTTTGGAGCACGCCTCAACAGAAAACTTAAGCAGTTCCATTGATCTGTTGATGCTTCGCCGACACGAGAAAGATTATTTGGCTCGTCGCAGCGAAAAATACCTGACGAGTTTCGATAATACCTATTCTCAACTGCAACAGCGCATTGACCACTTATCAGACGTTCTTGCCAGTGAGTCGATTGCTATTGACGATCAACGTCAGCAAATTGTAACCACTCTATCTCAGTATCAAACTCAGTTTCATCAATTGGCCGCTCAGCTAGCAAGCATTGACGCGTTGCAAAGTGAGCTATTTGCTGCACGCAGCGTGCTCAAAACCAATGTACTCAGTGCTAATGATGGAGAGCTTACCGCGCAGTTTTTGCAGTTGCTTGACCACGACTTCACTTTTGTCACCGAACCAACGCAAGAATACAAGGTTGCGCTGCTCGAAGGGCTTCGCCAGTTTGCCAAGTTTGAAACCGATTTGTCTCCCGCTTTTACCGATTATTCCAACACCTTATCTCGATACGTCAGCGCGATCGAAACGCTTGGCTTAACTGCAAACGAAGGTCTAAGAGGCGCGTTGCGTAGCAATGTGCACAAAACCGAACAGGCGATTACCGATCTGCAAACCACCATTAAGCAAAGCGTTGAGCAAACTGCAGCGGATATTCGAAGCTACTTACAGTGGATGGGTGTGGCGATCGTTGCGCTGTTGTCGTCACTGCTCTACGTCATTGGCCGTAGTATTCTTTCGAGAATCAAAGCCATTAACCTCTTGATGGACGACATCGCAAATGGTAGCGGAGATTTGACGGTACGAATGAATGCAAAAGGCAGTGATGAGCTTGCGCAGTTATCGCGTTCATTTGACCTCTTTATAAGCCACCTACATGACAACATCAAACAGCTGGCGTCCGTGATGAGCGTTCTTGGCGAGAATTCATGCAGCTCAGAGCAAGCAGCGCAGAAAAGTATGCAAAACGCGCAGCAGCAGAAGTTAGAGTCCGAGTCTGTTGCAACAGCGGTGAATGAACTGGTGATGACGACCAATGAGATCACCGCCAATATTGAATCGGCTGCGCAAAATGCGCAACGAGTGAATACCGAAGCCGATAAAGCACTGCAACTCACCCACGCGACAGGTAAGCGAATTGATACGTTAGCCATCAGTATTGAAGAGTCGCAAGCGCAGATCCAAGCACTTGAAGCACAAAGCCGCGAAATCAATGCCGTTGTCTCTGCCATTCAAGGCATTGCAGAGCAAACCAACCTGTTGGCATTAAATGCCGCCATAGAAGCGGCGCGCGCTGGAGAAAGTGGCCGAGGGTTTGCTGTGGTCGCTGATGAAGTTCGTCAGCTCTCTCGCCTAACCAATGATTCCACCTTGCAAATTGAATCCACCGTACAAGCACTGACGAAAGGCATCACTCAAACAGTCAACAAAATGGCAGAGAGTGTCGATCAAGCTCGGACGACGAATGTGGATACGCGCCATGTGATCGAAGCGATTGAAGGCATCAGCACTCAAATCACCGAGATGTTTGATATGAACACGCAGATTGCGACCGCGTCAGAAGAGCAATCAATGGTATCAGCAGAAATTGACCGCAATATTACGCAAATTGCGCAGCTTGCGGGGGATACCTACGAGATCGTCTCTGGCTCTGTACGATGCAGCGAACAAGTGTCGGATGTTAGCCACAAGCTGGAAAAGATCGTTGCCCAATTTAAGTATTGA
- a CDS encoding formate dehydrogenase accessory sulfurtransferase FdhD: MVKPNIIKTSENPLQTIEVEVFDEYGEKLIKQIACERPLTVLLNWKEVVTLMTLGSRPEALVLGYLKNQSFLSEVDSLESVIIDWETNSAAVVTKENVEHIEQALKKKTVTSGCGQGTMYGNVMKQLEHYQVPQVTLKQSDIYKTLEALTHYNDTYKKAGAVHGCAVCKGDEVRSFVEDVGRHNAVDTLAGEMWLNQESGADKIFYTTGRLTSEMVIKVAQMGIPVLLSRSGVTQMGLDLARQFGITTIARAKGLRFQVFTGGENIIFDVKGKES; encoded by the coding sequence GTGGTCAAACCCAACATTATTAAAACCAGTGAAAACCCTTTGCAAACCATTGAAGTGGAAGTATTCGATGAATATGGAGAGAAGTTAATTAAGCAAATTGCTTGTGAGCGCCCTTTAACCGTTCTTCTGAACTGGAAAGAAGTGGTGACGCTAATGACACTGGGCTCGAGACCTGAAGCACTCGTTTTGGGCTATCTCAAGAACCAAAGCTTCTTGTCGGAAGTTGATTCTCTTGAATCGGTGATCATCGATTGGGAAACCAACAGCGCAGCGGTAGTGACAAAAGAGAATGTAGAACACATTGAACAGGCTTTAAAAAAGAAAACTGTTACCTCAGGGTGTGGGCAAGGCACTATGTATGGCAACGTGATGAAACAACTAGAGCACTATCAAGTGCCCCAAGTGACACTTAAACAGTCGGATATTTACAAGACCTTAGAAGCGCTCACCCACTACAACGATACCTACAAAAAAGCAGGTGCAGTACACGGATGTGCGGTGTGCAAAGGCGATGAAGTTCGCTCGTTTGTCGAAGATGTTGGCCGTCACAACGCAGTGGATACGCTTGCCGGTGAAATGTGGTTAAACCAAGAATCGGGCGCGGATAAGATTTTCTATACCACAGGCCGTCTCACTTCAGAAATGGTGATCAAAGTGGCTCAAATGGGCATCCCTGTTTTGCTCTCTCGCTCTGGTGTCACGCAGATGGGTTTAGATTTAGCACGTCAATTTGGTATTACCACCATCGCACGAGCAAAAGGCTTGCGCTTTCAAGTCTTTACTGGTGGTGAAAACATCATTTTTGATGTCAAAGGTAAAGAGAGTTAA
- a CDS encoding DUF3305 domain-containing protein: MSNSIDAQSNIEKNEYLWPIGCNLVAHEIATGIWVTTQWQLTGFELKPESHHSHVVTLQLFRDERTDYRFNLSSQNPKLFVVLENVEETPKITTISASQSVAGQYMDGDYLVLSCEMPLPIQAWMEAFIGRHGELLEERRKKRKGAGRASGN; the protein is encoded by the coding sequence ATGTCAAATTCAATAGACGCACAAAGTAATATAGAAAAAAATGAATACCTTTGGCCTATAGGCTGCAACCTCGTTGCCCATGAAATTGCCACTGGTATTTGGGTGACCACACAGTGGCAGTTAACGGGTTTTGAGTTAAAGCCAGAAAGCCACCATAGCCATGTCGTCACGCTTCAGTTGTTCCGTGACGAGCGAACCGACTACCGTTTTAACTTGAGTTCTCAAAACCCGAAACTCTTCGTTGTGCTTGAGAACGTAGAGGAAACGCCAAAGATCACAACCATCTCGGCATCACAATCGGTGGCTGGCCAGTATATGGATGGCGACTATTTAGTGCTTTCTTGTGAGATGCCATTGCCAATTCAGGCATGGATGGAAGCGTTTATCGGCCGTCATGGCGAGTTATTAGAAGAGCGCCGCAAGAAACGCAAAGGCGCGGGGCGGGCAAGTGGCAACTGA
- a CDS encoding DUF3306 domain-containing protein, protein MATDFFSRWSSRKLAGDRQKQPKQSDEDIAAHSSLTDEQKNAVEEDRALLSNQTSGKKEGADEQTEQEPTISALLASEATQEVKKAALRKLFHSEEFNVVDRLNDYDHDYKSSIGALAPNVAQTLREWMKPVEKALTEAEPESAPCTLDGSVAVDNDESIEANSDTLTQSETQALTLSQSDLPANETLDETKYPT, encoded by the coding sequence GTGGCAACTGATTTTTTCTCTCGCTGGTCCTCTCGTAAGTTAGCGGGAGATAGGCAAAAGCAGCCAAAACAAAGCGATGAAGATATCGCAGCGCACTCGTCGCTCACCGATGAGCAGAAAAACGCTGTCGAAGAAGACCGCGCATTACTCTCGAACCAGACAAGTGGCAAAAAAGAGGGTGCTGATGAGCAGACGGAGCAAGAACCTACTATTTCAGCGCTGTTGGCCAGTGAAGCGACGCAAGAAGTAAAAAAAGCGGCACTGCGTAAGCTTTTCCACAGTGAAGAGTTTAACGTGGTTGATAGGCTCAATGATTACGATCACGACTATAAGTCTTCTATTGGTGCTCTCGCACCCAATGTGGCGCAGACGTTAAGAGAATGGATGAAGCCAGTAGAGAAAGCGTTGACTGAGGCCGAGCCAGAAAGTGCACCTTGCACATTGGATGGTTCAGTAGCCGTTGATAACGATGAAAGTATTGAGGCGAACAGTGACACGCTAACGCAATCTGAGACTCAAGCCCTGACTTTATCTCAATCCGATCTTCCTGCAAATGAAACGCTAGATGAGACAAAATATCCCACATAA
- a CDS encoding 4Fe-4S dicluster domain-containing protein codes for MIKQLLQQSTSTNGKARLYAFENTVELGNLIPPTVSYESGGNTLIVGPSAIIQSAAAQLSQMTSLTLLSTDGEKGDAQIYYADSVQLSGFLGTFTVLVENQGQRLNLAKVAINHDVFDVVLDLSLNGLMSEEVPVPGYYPVGRGYPKLTDALQEIPTLMGTFDKPKYFRLDTDLCAHSSRGVKGCERCVDACPAGALSSQGSEKTGHRIEINPYLCQGVGTCATSCPTEAIHYALPNPQETQKFIERTLANYESVGGVNPIILICSERHEMYNVMALKALPDNVIPIVVEDLPSVGIDSWFAALVNGATQVLFAASRRMPATIQRVLNSEVAIAQELLGQLGIAKECIDILYLESLMEGAPVLCTEHFDLALGDLQGNKRQRLFTALDALATSRVPVENIVALSSHAPYGAVSCATTGCTLCMSCVAVCPTRALHTDGESPSLQFVEQDCVQCGLCTKACPEQVLTLTPRMNWDKESRQAAVVIHQEKAAECLRCHKPFAPQSMITMLQDKLRGHSHFANDAALNRIAMCEDCRVIDVFESMAVNPENQLNY; via the coding sequence ATGATAAAACAACTATTACAGCAATCGACTTCAACCAATGGCAAAGCGCGACTCTATGCGTTTGAAAACACCGTTGAGTTGGGGAATCTGATACCGCCTACCGTGAGCTATGAAAGCGGTGGTAATACACTCATCGTCGGCCCTAGTGCCATTATTCAAAGTGCAGCCGCACAATTGAGTCAAATGACTTCGCTAACTTTGCTTTCAACCGATGGCGAGAAAGGCGATGCACAAATCTATTACGCTGATTCCGTTCAGTTGAGTGGTTTTTTGGGCACCTTTACGGTGCTGGTTGAAAACCAAGGCCAACGTTTGAATCTGGCGAAGGTGGCCATCAATCACGATGTTTTTGATGTGGTTCTGGATTTATCACTTAACGGCCTCATGTCGGAAGAGGTGCCGGTCCCTGGCTATTATCCTGTTGGGCGTGGCTATCCAAAACTAACGGATGCCCTGCAAGAAATTCCAACCCTAATGGGCACGTTCGATAAGCCAAAATATTTCCGCTTAGATACCGATCTGTGTGCGCACAGTTCCCGTGGCGTTAAAGGTTGTGAGCGTTGTGTTGATGCTTGTCCGGCTGGTGCGTTAAGCAGCCAAGGTTCCGAAAAAACAGGGCATCGAATTGAGATCAATCCGTATCTCTGCCAAGGGGTGGGGACATGTGCCACCAGTTGTCCGACAGAAGCCATTCATTACGCATTACCTAATCCGCAAGAGACACAAAAGTTCATTGAAAGAACGCTGGCGAACTATGAAAGCGTTGGTGGTGTGAATCCCATTATCCTGATTTGCAGCGAACGTCATGAAATGTACAACGTCATGGCACTCAAGGCGCTACCCGACAATGTGATTCCGATTGTGGTGGAAGATCTGCCCTCTGTCGGCATCGATAGTTGGTTTGCTGCGCTCGTTAATGGTGCAACGCAAGTCTTGTTTGCTGCAAGTCGCCGCATGCCCGCAACGATTCAGCGCGTATTGAATAGCGAAGTCGCGATCGCACAAGAGCTACTTGGTCAATTAGGCATTGCGAAAGAGTGTATCGATATTCTCTATCTCGAATCATTGATGGAAGGTGCACCAGTCCTCTGTACTGAACATTTCGACCTTGCTCTTGGCGATTTGCAAGGCAACAAACGTCAACGATTATTTACTGCACTCGATGCGCTTGCAACCTCGCGTGTACCAGTAGAAAACATCGTCGCTCTTTCCAGTCATGCTCCCTATGGCGCCGTGTCTTGTGCAACAACGGGCTGTACCTTGTGCATGAGTTGTGTGGCGGTTTGTCCGACTCGCGCTTTGCACACCGATGGAGAAAGCCCTTCGCTTCAATTTGTCGAGCAAGATTGCGTGCAATGCGGTTTGTGCACCAAAGCCTGTCCTGAGCAAGTGCTGACACTAACTCCTCGTATGAATTGGGATAAAGAGAGCCGTCAAGCGGCGGTGGTGATCCATCAAGAAAAAGCCGCGGAATGCTTGCGTTGTCATAAGCCTTTCGCGCCTCAGTCCATGATCACTATGCTACAAGATAAGTTACGTGGTCACTCTCACTTTGCGAATGATGCAGCGCTTAATCGCATTGCAATGTGTGAAGACTGCCGTGTCATCGATGTTTTTGAATCGATGGCGGTAAACCCAGAAAACCAACTGAATTACTAG
- a CDS encoding TorD/DmsD family molecular chaperone has product MDIQPESSLRADIYLLLSTLFRQAPSPALLELLTLLDTVADGSEMQNAWLQLKAASNRYSDAELEEEYQQLFIGIGRGEVVPFASWHLTGSLMEKPLAEIRTDLARLGFERQEHVKEPEDHISALCEVMAALMEQTDAQQQAFFNRHLATWYVSLTKQIDQAEHAGFYLAVSQLLGAFFNLEKVRLTKITPDNKTKLKIEIKNLAD; this is encoded by the coding sequence ATGGATATCCAACCAGAATCGTCATTAAGAGCCGATATTTATTTGCTGCTATCGACGCTATTTCGCCAAGCTCCATCTCCAGCATTGCTTGAGCTATTGACGTTGTTAGACACCGTAGCGGATGGCAGTGAAATGCAAAATGCGTGGTTGCAATTGAAAGCGGCCTCGAACCGTTATTCCGACGCAGAGCTTGAAGAAGAGTACCAACAACTTTTTATCGGAATTGGTCGTGGGGAAGTGGTGCCATTTGCCTCTTGGCACCTCACGGGTTCTTTGATGGAAAAACCACTGGCCGAGATCCGTACCGATCTTGCTCGCCTTGGCTTTGAACGCCAGGAGCATGTCAAAGAGCCGGAAGATCATATTTCAGCCTTATGTGAAGTGATGGCGGCGCTGATGGAACAGACCGATGCGCAGCAACAGGCGTTTTTCAACCGCCACCTTGCGACTTGGTATGTTTCCCTCACCAAGCAAATCGATCAAGCCGAACACGCCGGATTTTACTTAGCGGTTAGCCAATTGCTCGGCGCATTTTTCAATCTGGAAAAAGTGCGTTTAACGAAAATCACGCCGGACAACAAAACCAAATTAAAAATTGAGATTAAAAACTTGGCGGATTAG
- a CDS encoding twin-arginine translocation signal domain-containing protein yields MMKEKNEINESRRDLLKGIATAAVAGAVVAGTTQVASASEVTPVEKQAKKKGYHETQHIRDYYETL; encoded by the coding sequence ATGATGAAAGAAAAAAATGAGATTAACGAAAGCCGTCGTGACCTTTTGAAAGGTATCGCCACGGCAGCAGTAGCAGGCGCCGTCGTTGCTGGCACCACACAAGTGGCCTCAGCCTCAGAAGTTACTCCTGTAGAAAAACAGGCGAAGAAAAAGGGATATCACGAAACTCAGCATATCCGCGACTATTACGAAACTCTGTAG